The Rhopalosiphum maidis isolate BTI-1 chromosome 4, ASM367621v3, whole genome shotgun sequence region ATGGGGCTATGAAGATGttttaccatattttaaaaaatcagaagATTTTGTAGATACGTCTAGATATAATCAGGAAATTCATTCACAAGGTGGACCATTGACTGTGACACCATTAGAAACATTTGATCCAGCTTATAAGGTTATAGCTGAAGCGGAGCagtctttaaatttaattcaggTGAATGATTTTAACAGAAAAGAACCAGTTATCGGGTACGGTAATTTTGATTCAAATACTCGTGATGGTCGTCGATGTAGTACATTGAAAGCGTTTTTAATACCATCAAGTAGTCGTCCAAATTTGTATGTAgcaaaatatactattgttaCCAAGGTTTTAATTAAAGATGACGTAGCAGTGGGGGTAGAATTCAAATATTCATCAGATGAATTTAAATCAGTAAATTGTACAAAAGAAGTGGTAATATGTGCTGGACCTATAAAAAGTCCACAGCTTCTTATGCTTTCTGGAATCGGACCAAAAGAACATTTAAATGATCACGGTATCCCTACCATTAAGGACCTACCGGTAGGTTTTAACATGCAGGATCATATGTCACTTCCAGCATTAGTATTTACAGATCGTAAATATAGACCAATGGAGGACATAATAAATGAAAGTAATGatttgttgaaaaatgaaataagtctgtattcaaaaaatatatcatcacTTGGACTTAGTAAGcttatgacattttataaatcaaatgacGATTTAGATTATCCTGATGTACAGATTATAAAATTCAGAATTCCGTTCAACTCGACAAATACTCttccaaacaaaataaatgtatttacaaacATGTTTGGATACGCTAAAGAAGTAACAAATGTATACGATGAATTAAACTTGTTAAGTGACCTTATAGTTATGGCACCAATTATTTTACAGCCATTAAGTACTGGCAGAGTTATGTTGAACTCGATCAATCCATTGGAcaaacctaaaatatttttaaattatttatcttgtgATGAAGAAATAGAAACCCTGTTAAAGggtattgaatttattgtaaCGTTATCTAAAACTAAAAGTATGATAGATGCTGGGCTTGTATTAGAGGAGTTGAAATTATCGAATTGTGCTGATCATATTTGGGACACTAGAGATTATTGGATTTGTGTCATTCAGAACTTGGCAGCCCCTTTTTATCACGTTGTCGGTACCTGTAGAATGGGTTCAGAAGACGATTCCTGTTCTGTTGTTGATCCTAAATTAAGAGTGAAAGGAATAACTGGGATGCGGGTAATTGATAGTTCAGTTATGCCGAAAATTGTTTCTGTAAACACAAACGCAGCTTCAATAATGATTGGAGAAAAAGGAagtgatataataaaagaatgtTACGGAAAGCTTTCatgagtataaattataaatattagaattaacaaacatttttattgaatgtactagaatatagaaataattgccaaacaattaatatattttttttttttatctttaataagtgattttttatttacatttattagatctttattaaatcattatttaaatatattatctttgttaatttttagacaattatatttcaatcttATTACAATTCCTaatgttgatttatttatttaaatttgtttatatggatttaatttcaaataatgctttttttatttttatttttccatttaaatattatttacaataaataattatcaatgttattacatcaagtttattattttcttaactaAAAAGTTCTTGAACTATTTTGAACCAAACAAAATCTATCCTATCTTActtcgttttatatttaacgtatatttatcgaggaattattaaaagttggtatagtttatgtatttttgtcaTCGATATCATCGATAATCTTTTTGTATGAGAATCTAGCTTATAGTAGAAGTTAGCTTTCATTtgcgtttaatgtttaatatgtcgatagttatatgtatacataaattaccCTAAGAATCGAAAAATACGATAAATGTATATCTTTCGCATTAaagtttcatataaattacatgataataactatataaatagtaaattacgtaatgtttaactttaaaataaatatttaatgtagtgACAATGTTTCAAggatatatatagtatacaatatgtcAGTAGTTCTCAACCTTTGTTGATTCATGTCACCTTTAGCCACTAAAATCAAACACTACGTCATACTaatatcagaaaaataaagaatattaactgtatatattagaattattcatttattaaaaaaataaaataaaaaatacagtttgcataaaaataacaaatatacacTTTTTTGAGATGTTGGCTTCACTATACGTCgacactttaaattttaaattggtaaataaaaataattaagagcaaaaataatagtgatttgtataatacatttaataggtaatttgACCCAGGCAGAGATTCTTTTGCCCTTAAGCTGGGTCCATGTCACCCCGGTTGAGATCTAACAGTTAGTTGAATAAAAACTTGGCggtaaaagatattttactaaattatccTACCCAGAATTAGTActtgttagttttttaaatttgtattttgtacttcaaataattaaatgttcatttttttaaaattatcattgtgaataaattatatttatttatcttaataaataaaaaaatattatctaccaattataataaatatcacctTTACTAGGAATTTGtccctatattatataattaatttttaaatacataaaaataagtatttgcaGATAATTAGTCAGTGGTGTCCaaaaactttcaaaaaaataatacaatattcattaCATAAATGTCACAAAGTAGTACTTTGGTGAATTtgtgatatatgtataaaaatagtatcttAAACAATCAAATACATAAGCACTTCTATTTGAcaactaaaaatcaaattttgacaTATAACCAGTGAAAAACTATACTAAAGTTACCAGCAGTTAATATCTAATGATTTGATACAAattaatctttatttaaaaattataaatttcagaaTTCCGTTTACTCCTACAAACAGTATTCAATAATGAtagggaaaaaaaattgatatgataattgaatgttattgaaagttttaacgaataaaatgtaaatacaataattattcgtaatgactaaaatttaatttacaagaaaatatgaataatcatgattttttatcttataaagtaattttctATTGacgtcaatttatatttaaattgtttatttgttaattattattggctCAGCTTATTTGCTTCATTGGATTATTTACTCGTACTTATGAGTTTTCAGTGTTTTcactatatactaaaatagtaaaacgcTCGCTAAGAATATGgtatatttatgattgtatatattatgaaacataaaatatgtaaaacatttttataaatttttcaagttatttaaaaaaaaaagatagaatcttcatgatttttaaaaattgttttatatactatctctatattcataaataacatttaatgtaaaccacaactttaaactttaacttcattttttaaaaaccttgtaaaaacaaaacatttgttgaaacaaaaaaattaataaataaaaaaaaaaattgttatttttttaaaaaaatacatattctatttaattataagatgAAAAACTATCGtcgtataattaatagtatctaaattttcaaacatgtTACACATACAAAtggtacaatataaaatagtaaaaattattgatacggATGATTTAAAGTTGgaataattatcatacaatttatgaaatatttatactaaatctAGAAAACAACAATCAAATTATTCATTCGTATAGTCCAAAGGagttcaacaattattattgaacacgGTTGTCGGTTGATCTATAGtaacaatactaaaatattagatgaaaaataaaatattaagaaacagttataggttattttttaaattatttacttactggatgtattttgtgataatatttaaatataattataataaatagaaattaattatttgttaaacactataatattcagcttgtttaaaataaaagtaataattatatgtaatttaaatttggcgTAATCTaccaaaaatagtttaactTCAACAGCTATATTTACTGTCTTTGAAATACTTACCAATATCataaaacatgttatattaatataaattaaagtattgattattaaaaactatgacctatattgaatttatacaaattgacaggtttttatagttttactgaaaaatgattagtttaataaaataattagacggAATGGagcaatttttatcatattttaaagcgatattaaaaaaaatagtttaaattaggattcaaagatatatttaatgtagaaatttatttatacaatttttttttaaatattaagataaaattagtaattattcagATATAAATCGAGTTCAAcattgtaattactaattagtacctatataaattatttacgattatcataaaaataaatctgatTTCAGATTGAgagtttttaacaaatttaacatgTACTCAGAGGCTACAACACAACAtttttagagttttttttttttatttactgttcCTAAAAAagctataactaaaaaaagcatttatattacataatctgaatttattatatatcacacATAAATAAGCAAATACAAACAGAAAATCTTATTTAACTGTTAAACATATAttgatatgtaaaataattatgagttatgacgaataaaatataagtttgcgtattatataatattaatagaacaATAAATGATAGTTTAAACcatatttcaatttcattCGTAACTTCAATCTATTTATGTTATCTTATACCCATATGGAagacgattttttttctattaatataaacaatttttttgaaaatataacttacgtgatagaaatttttaattacatttgtttttgaaattgttatcATGAATGTTAAAATGATTGAAGTcaccatatttttaatggtatgtgtctatgtaaaatattaatgttttgtaaaaataaaaataatatttataataatgtatatgtataatatctttattatgtttgtaatgtTTGTATAAGAGTCTTTAACGTAAActatttcttcttttttaatagtagattttttatacttattatttacgtagacaatataacaatgtactacaaaaatatttggtgTTAGGatctgacaataataataaaacaaaggaactatattatataattatagtggtCGCATAATTATGTTCAAATCTtttgctattaaaaatatatttacttatctaaacgtatatattgttgacaattttaaataagtagtaGCTGTCTAGCTAAGATGATATTTTACTAATCcaactatttttttgaatcgataacaataattatgaacataatatctataattttctattatgaGCAATCGAAATACTGTTATttgatcaatttaaattttaaataccatcagtaataataaaaaaatacttttattattgaaatgactaataagtataatgcataaaatataaatttctatgtaattacaacattattaaagctaatttttaaaatttatataaacatatgtcTTGTATCTAGATAATACAAGGatatcatacaataatttatccaaCCGATTACGCATCTGCATTATACGAAGACCCCACTGCAAGTAACATTCGACTTTATAGTGGTCGGAGGAGGAAGTGCTGGAGCAACAGTAGCTGCTCGTTTAAGTGAAATACCCGAATGGAATGTCTTACTACTGGAAGCTGGAGGTGATCCACCAGAACTAACCGAAAATCCTCTTTTATGGACTCATAATCTAAGGACGCAATGTGATTGGTCATTTTTGTCGGAAAAGAACCCTTCACTTTTTAAAGGAATGGAACAAGAGAGGTGCATTATATCTAGGGGTTTTATGTTAGGTGGATCTTCTTCAATTAATGCAATGGTGTACTTGCGTGGtactataaatgattttagtcAATGGAAAAATAACTATGGTTGTCATGGATGGGGCTATGAAGatgttttactatattttaaaaaatcagaagATTTTGTAGATACAGTCTAGATATAATCCGAAAATTCATTCACAAGGTGGACCATTGACTGTGACACCATTTGAAACATTTGATCCAGCTTACAAGATAATTACTGATTCACaggaattaattaatgtaattaaattggacgatttgaatataataaaacctgCTGTCGGTTATGGCAATTTTGATTCAACCACTCGTAATGGCCGTCGATGTAGTACATTGAAAGCGTTTTTAATACCATCAAGTAGTCGTCCAAATTTGTATGTAgcaaaatatactattgttaCCAAGGTTTTAATTAAAGATGACGTAGCAGTGGGGGTAGAATTCAAATGTTCATCAGATGAATTTAAATCagtatattgtacaaaagAAGTGGTAATATGTGCTGGACCTATAAAAAGTCCACAGCTTCTTATGCTTTCTGGAATCGGACCAAAAGAACATTTAAATGATCACGGTATCCCTACCATTAAGGACCTACCGGTAGGTTTTAACTTGCAGGATCATATGTCACTTCCAGCACTAGTATTTACAGATCGTAAATGTAGACCAATGGaggatataataaatgaaagtgGTGATTTGGTGAAAAAAGAAATTAGCctgtattcaaaaaatatagcaACACTTGGTTTAACTAATcttatgacattttataaatcaaatgacGATTTAGATTATCCTgatgtacaaattataaatttcagaaTTCCGTTTAACACAACAAATACTTttccaaacaaaataaatgtatttacaaacATGTTTGGATACGCTAAAGAAGTAACAAATGTATACGATGAATTAAACTTGTTAAGTGACCTTATAGTTATGACACCAATTATTTTACAGCCATTAAGTACTGGCAGAGTTATGTTGAACTCGATCAATCCATTGGAcaaacctaaaatatttttaaattatttatcttgtgATGAAGAAATAGAAACCCTGTTAAAGggtattgaatttattgtaaCGTTATCTAAAACTAAAAGTATGATAGATGCTGGGCTTGTATTAGAGGAGTTGAAATTATCGAATTGTGCTGATCATATTTGGGACACTAGAGATTATTGGATTTGTGTCATTCAGAACTTGGCAGCCCCTTTTTATCACGTTGTCGGTACCTGTAGAATGGGTTCAGAAGACGATTCCTGTTCTGTTGTTGATCCTAAATTAAGAGTGAAAGGAATAACTGGGATGCGGGTAATTGATAGTTCAGTTATGCCGAAAATTGTTTCTGCAAACACAAACGCAGCTTCAATAATGATTGGAGAAAAGGGAagtgatataataaaagaatgtTATGGAAtgctatgataaattattgtgatttataaatatataaatttacaattattataatggatgtATCTACCTACtagaatatgaaaataatcattattttttatcagtaaaatgtatttacaataatatataaatttattttaacaatctcgatgcttatgtattatttaagttgctttgtatatacattttttcataagaaaatgcacttttgtttttattgttgttaacaGTGAAcggttttgtatattttattatttacctaaccaaaaatatttttatacaaatttagttttttttttataaatgacgatttaaaataattacttgctAAGCAGAAATacttcaacattttataataaatctctttataagatttttttaccaaattaaaaaatatcgagaacctataaacacaatatttttttacaaacattttaagttaaaattgtaattcaatatataaaaaccgcaaaaaatagcaaattattttgtagtttaaagTGCGGAaaacctttttatatttaatactaagttttgaaaatttaatcgaatgttttttatacattttttaatctattaagaaaaaaaataaaacttaataatacttataaacatacccatggactataatattatgcatctgACATCATGAGTTTATTTCTCTTCTCATTTCACCgaagttataattatgatagatGGAGTCAAATTGGTTACTGGTAAGTAACTGTACATAGATCTAacttatagtacctattagtgtttaatatttagccttacttataatcatatttcgtaaatttcaatatattcgGGATATATCTCTTAACGAATCATAAGTCTAGAGTCTAGAAACGTATTTCActgttaacaatattttttttcttttgatctatataattatatatcacattgtaattttataaataaattatttattagttaccaGTTAGTATTCAATATTCAGTATCAGTattgctatttattataacagtattcACCATCAATAATGAGATtttcaaactaaataaaaaagttataatataaaatagttaacaaatatttgtgatcataaagattatatttaataatggatGACTTATGAATATAGTACActgaaatatatgaaaatgattaataaatgattgaatataaattacgaaaaatattaaatttaaaaattaaattcgatCGTAGTATAATACACGCATCAAGGCAGTTCTTTGGGTAGAATTTCATCGTAAAGTatagttttcaatatattattggcaATTTGCAACGCGAATTCGACAGT contains the following coding sequences:
- the LOC113560655 gene encoding glucose dehydrogenase [FAD, quinone]-like: MNAKIITVTAFCMVSVLQGYHTIIYPTDYASALYEDPTQVTFDFIVVGGGSAGATVAARLSEIPEWNVLLLEAGGDPPELTENPLLWTRNLRTEYDWEFFSEKNDILFKGMEKERCILSRGLGLGGSSSINAMIYLRGTVEDFNQWKNKYGCNGWGYEDVLPYFKKSEDFVDTSRYNQEIHSQGGPLTVTPLETFDPAYKVIAEAEQSLNLIQVNDFNRKEPVIGYGNFDSNTRDGRRCSTLKAFLIPSSSRPNLYVAKYTIVTKVLIKDDVAVGVEFKYSSDEFKSVNCTKEVVICAGPIKSPQLLMLSGIGPKEHLNDHGIPTIKDLPVGFNMQDHMSLPALVFTDRKYRPMEDIINESNDLLKNEISLYSKNISSLGLSKLMTFYKSNDDLDYPDVQIIKFRIPFNSTNTLPNKINVFTNMFGYAKEVTNVYDELNLLSDLIVMAPIILQPLSTGRVMLNSINPLDKPKIFLNYLSCDEEIETLLKGIEFIVTLSKTKSMIDAGLVLEELKLSNCADHIWDTRDYWICVIQNLAAPFYHVVGTCRMGSEDDSCSVVDPKLRVKGITGMRVIDSSVMPKIVSVNTNAASIMIGEKGSDIIKECYGKLS
- the LOC113560656 gene encoding LOW QUALITY PROTEIN: glucose dehydrogenase [FAD, quinone]-like (The sequence of the model RefSeq protein was modified relative to this genomic sequence to represent the inferred CDS: deleted 2 bases in 2 codons), with amino-acid sequence MNVKMIEVTIFLMIIQGYHTIIYPTDYASALYEDPTQVTFDFIVVGGGSAGATVAARLSEIPEWNVLLLEAGGDPPELTENPLLWTHNLRTQCDWSFLSEKNPSLFKGMEQERCIISRGFMLGGSSSINAMVYLRGTINDFSQWKNNYGCHGWGYEDVLLYFKKSEDFVDTSRYNPKIHSQGGPLTVTPFETFDPAYKIITDSQELINVIKLDDLNIIKPAVGYGNFDSTTRNGRRCSTLKAFLIPSSSRPNLYVAKYTIVTKVLIKDDVAVGVEFKCSSDEFKSVYCTKEVVICAGPIKSPQLLMLSGIGPKEHLNDHGIPTIKDLPVGFNLQDHMSLPALVFTDRKCRPMEDIINESGDLVKKEISLYSKNIATLGLTNLMTFYKSNDDLDYPDVQIINFRIPFNTTNTFPNKINVFTNMFGYAKEVTNVYDELNLLSDLIVMTPIILQPLSTGRVMLNSINPLDKPKIFLNYLSCDEEIETLLKGIEFIVTLSKTKSMIDAGLVLEELKLSNCADHIWDTRDYWICVIQNLAAPFYHVVGTCRMGSEDDSCSVVDPKLRVKGITGMRVIDSSVMPKIVSANTNAASIMIGEKGSDIIKECYGML